From Juglans regia cultivar Chandler chromosome 6, Walnut 2.0, whole genome shotgun sequence, the proteins below share one genomic window:
- the LOC109005618 gene encoding protein ASPARTIC PROTEASE IN GUARD CELL 1-like → MQQTSKMASNSYLCFFFSTIFVSFSVISLLPLAFSRDLPEITHTFLDVSASLEQARAVLNFDPETIKPLVQQKEPLLQAQVGNSSSFSVQVHPRESLYKSSYEDYKSLVLARLERDSARVEALTTKFQLALEGVKKSDLKPVEKELLPEDLSTPIVSGTSLGSGEYFSRIGVGTPAKPFYMVLDTGSDINWLQCKPCADCYQQSDPIFDPTSSSSYKPLPCASQQCQAVRVQGCSAGKCLYEVSYGDGSYTTGNMVTETVSFGRSGAVNNIALGCGHDNEGLFVGAAGLLGLGGGSLSFPYQIKASSFSYCLVDRDSSKSSTLDFNSAPPADSVYTTILKNEKVDTFYFIGLDGLSVGGRPLSIPASVFQSDASGNGGIIVDSGTAITRLQTQAYNALRDAFVKLTRNLKSTNGVSLFDTCYDLSSQTSVQVPTVSFRFSGGKSLSLPAKNYLIPVDSSGTYCLAFAPTSSSLSIIGNVQQQGTRVSYDLANSRVAFSPNKC, encoded by the coding sequence ATGCAGCAGACCTCAAAAATGGCTTCAAACTCGTACctctgtttcttcttctccaccattTTCGTTTCCTTTTCTGTGATTTCCCTGTTACCTTTGGCTTTCTCTCGAGACTTACCCGAGATTACTCATACATTCCTTGACGTCTCAGCCTCGCTCGAACAAGCCCGTGCAGTCCTCAACTTCGACCCTGAAACCATTAAGCCCTTGGTTCAACAAAAAGAGCCCCTGCTACAAGCTCAGGTCGGTAATTCCTCTTCTTTCTCGGTTCAGGTTCACCCACGAGAGTCACTTTATAAGTCCTCGTATGAAGACTACAAGAGCCTTGTTCTTGCTCGACTCGAGCGCGACTCGGCCCGGGTCGAAGCTCTCACCACCAAGTTCCAGCTCGCCCTTGAGGGTGTGAAGAAGTCGGATCTTAAACCTGTGGAGAAGGAGCTTCTCCCCGAGGATCTGTCCACTCCGATCGTGTCCGGAACGAGCCTGGGCAGCGGTGAGTACTTCTCGCGCATTGGTGTGGGAACCCCCGCCAAGCCTTTCTACATGGTGCTCGACACTGGCAGCGACATCAACTGGCTCCAATGTAAGCCCTGTGCGGACTGCTACCAGCAATCCGATCCTATATTCGACCCAACTTCATCCTCTTCCTACAAGCCCCTTCCCTGCGCTTCTCAGCAATGCCAGGCCGTCCGGGTTCAAGGTTGTAGTGCAGGAAAGTGTCTCTATGAGGTCTCCTATGGCGACGGGTCGTACACCACTGGCAACATGGTGACGGAGACAGTGTCGTTCGGGAGATCTGGCGCAGTGAACAATATCGCTTTGGGCTGCGGCCACGACAACGAGGGATTGTTCGTTGGGGCAGCCGGATTACTCGGACTCGGTGGGGGTTCACTCTCGTTTCCTTACCAGATCAAAGCGTCGTCGTTCTCATACTGCCTCGTGGACCGTGACTCGAGCAAGTCCTCGACTCTCGACTTCAACTCGGCTCCACCCGCTGACTCGGTCTATACCACTatacttaaaaatgaaaaggtCGACACGTTCTACTTCATCGGACTCGACGGACTGAGCGTCGGAGGTAGGCCCCTCTCAATCCCGGCTTCGGTATTTCAATCGGACGCGTCAGGAAACGGCGGAATCATCGTCGACTCGGGTACGGCCATAACCCGATTGCAGACCCAGGCCTACAACGCGCTCCGCGACGCGTTCGTGAAGTTAACTCGAAACCTGAAATCGACGAACGGCGTATCTCTGTTCGACACGTGCTACGATCTGTCATCCCAGACCTCCGTGCAAGTTCCAACGGTGTCGTTCCGGTTCTCGGGCGGGAAGTCGCTGTCGCTACCGGCAAAGAACTATCTGATCCCCGTGGACTCGTCCGGAACCTACTGTCTGGCCTTTGCGCCTACATCATCGTCTCTCTCAATTATTGGGAACGTACAGCAACAGGGGACACGTGTCAGCTACGATTTGGCAAACTCGCGGGTGGCGTTCTCACCCAATAAATGTTAG